From Manduca sexta isolate Smith_Timp_Sample1 unplaced genomic scaffold, JHU_Msex_v1.0 HiC_scaffold_2160, whole genome shotgun sequence, one genomic window encodes:
- the LOC119191963 gene encoding trypsin, alkaline A translates to MRLFLALLALGFAAVAAVPANPQRIVGGSTTTIQQYPTIVALLFSRNGNTFFQACGGIILNNRNVLTAAHCPHGDAVNRWRVRSGSTYANSGGAVHNLNRVRIHPNFNRRTLDNDIAIMRTTSNIAFNNAAQPARIAGANYNVGDNQVVWAAGWGAIRSGGPSSEQLRHVQVWTVNQATCRSRYASIGRSVTDNMLCSGWLDVGGRDQCQGDSGGPLYHNGVVVGVCSWGEECALARFPGVNARVSRFANWIRNNS, encoded by the exons ATGCGTCTCTTCCTCGCTTTACTGGCTCTGGGCTTCGCAGCCGTAGCGG cTGTCCCGGCAAACCCTCAGAGGATCGTGGGTGGTTCTACTACCACTATTCAGCAGTATCCCACCATTGTTGCTCTGCTGTTCTCCAGGAATGGAAACACTTTCTTCCAAGCCTGCGGTGGTATCATTCTTAATAACAGAAATGTCCTCACCGCTGCTCATTGCCccca CGGAGACGCAGTGAACAGATGGCGTGTTCGATCTGGTTCGACTTACGCGAACAGCGGCGGTGCCGTCCACAACTTGAACAGAGTCAGAATCCACCCTAATTTTAACAGGAGAACTCTTGATAACGATATCGCTATTATGCGCACCACCAGCAACATTGCCTTCAACAACGCTGCACAACCCGCCAGAATTGCTGGCGCCAACTACAACGTCGGTGACAACCAAGTTGTCTGGGCTGCCGGATGGGGTGCCATCAGG AGCGGTGGTCCTTCATCGGAGCAACTGCGCCACGTCCAGGTCTGGACAGTGAACCAGGCTACGTGCAGGTCTCGCTACGCCAGTATTGGTCGCAGCGTCACTGACAACATGTTGTGCTCCGGCTGGCTCGACGTCGGCGGTCGCGATCAGTGCCAGGGTGACTCCGGTGGTCCTCTCTACCACAACGGTGTCGTAGTTGGAGTGTGCTCCTGGGGAGAAGAATGCGCTTTGGCTCGCTTCCCTGGTGTCAACGCCCGTGTCTCACGCTTCGCTAACTGGATTAGAAACAACTCTTAA